In Nicotiana tabacum cultivar K326 chromosome 17, ASM71507v2, whole genome shotgun sequence, one DNA window encodes the following:
- the LOC107793534 gene encoding uncharacterized protein LOC107793534 encodes MDYNYNGWTGIQPNPTLYPNPPSLTNPYASILQSTSLPAHQSVPLNPNPSSYTLSSGHESQQQVLVFGYGHANVANSVEATTVYYQNLVANEQFRLNEVAALSLNGGKKSTPANVNSNIFIQPQSSGSWKSGHKKSKIQPVWCEVCKLEFNSKTVLDQHKLGKRHTRSLDKLRGGSVVATPAFAPFVASEVSVNPFVGLQETPGKVKSVNGQDAGKKTVELVENLETKRRKVLEGGAATNEVRTCLACNVVCNSETVFSIHLAGKKHIANMSKQEKFTPAAASLAPSEVSVNTFIGPQEKPDKVNLGNGQDAAKKAAEMVENLETKRRKVLEEGAATNEVRVCLVCNVVCNSETVFKVHLAGKKHIANMKKQASGAGVVPVN; translated from the exons ATGGACTACAATTACAATGGATGGACGGGAATACAACCAAACCCAACTTTATACCCTAACCCTCCATCACTGACGAACCCTTATGCTTCCATTCTCCAATCTACCTCCTTACCTGCCCATCAATCTGTGCCTCTAAACCCTAACCCTAGCTCATATACACTTAGTTCAGGACATGAATCCCAGCAACAGGTTTTGGTCTTTGGTTATGGCCACGCCAATGTTGCTAACTCTGTGGAAGCAACGACGGTATATTATCAAAATTTGGTAGCAAATGAACAATTCAGGCTTAATGAG GTGGCTGCATTGTCTCTAAATGGTGGAAAGAAATCGACTCCTGCAAATGTAAATTCCAACATTTTTATCCAGCCTCAGAGTAGTGGGTCTTGGAAAAGTGGCCACAAGAAAAGTAAGATACAGCCTGTATGGTGTGAGGTTTGCAAACTTGAATTTAACAGCAAAACTGTTCTTGACCAACATAAATTAGGGAAAAGACACACAAGAAGTTTGGACAAATTAAGAGGAGGCAGTGTTGTCGCAACTCCTGCCTTCGCCCCTTTTGTTGCTTCTGAGGTGTCAGTTAACCCATTTGTTGGACTGCAAGAGACTCCTGGCAAAGTGAAATCAGTGAACGGACAAGATGCAGGGAAGAAGACAGTTGAACTGGTGGAGAATTTGGAGACCAAAAGACGAAAAGTTTTGGAAGGAGGAGCAGCCACAAACGAGGTTCGCACTTGTCTCGCTTGCAATGTGGTTTGCAACAGTGAGACCGTTTTCAGCATTCATCTCGCTGGTAAAAAGCACATTGCTAACATGTCAAAGCAAGAGAAGTTTACCCCTGCTGCTGCCTCTCTTGCTCCTTCTGAGGTGTCAGTTAACACATTTATTGGACCACAAGAGAAGCCTGACAAGGTGAATTTAGGAAATGGGCAAGATGCAGCGAAGAAGGCAGCTGAGATGGTGGAGAATTTGGAGACCAAGAGACGAAAAGTCTTGGAAGAAGGAGCAGCCACAAATGAGGTCCGTGTTTGTCTTGTGTGTAACGTGGTTTGCAACAGTGAGACTGTTTTCAAAGTTCATCTCGCTGGTAAAAAGCATATAGCTAACATGAAAAAGCAAGCATCTGGAGCTGGAGTAGTTCCTGTAAATTAG
- the LOC107793535 gene encoding UDP-glucose 6-dehydrogenase 3 isoform X1, producing the protein MVKICCIGAGYVGGPTMAVIALKCPSIEVAVVDISVPRITAWNSDQLPIYEPGLEDVVKECRGRNLFFSTDVEKHVREADIVFVSVNTPTKTRGLGAGKAADLTYWESAARMIADVSKSDKIVVEKSTVPVKTAEAIEKILTHNSKGINFQILSNPEFLAEGTAIEDLFKPDRVLIGGRETPGGQKAIQALKDVYAQWVPEDRILTTNLWSAELSKLAANAFLAQRISSVNAMSALCEATGANVSQVAYAVGKDSRIGPKFLNASVGFGGSCFQKDILNLVYICECNGLPEVAEYWKQVIKINDYQKTRFVNRVVASMFNTVSGKKVAVLGFAFKKDTGDTRETPAIDVCKGLLGDKAKLSIYDPQVNEDQIQRDLSMNKFDWDHPLHLQPMSPTTVKQVSVVWDAYTATKDAHAVCILTEWDEFKTLDYQKIYDNMQKPAFIFDGRNVVDLEKLREIGFIVYSIGKPLDAWLKDMPAVA; encoded by the coding sequence ATGGTGAAGATTTGCTGTATAGGTGCTGGATATGTTGGGGGCCCCACCATGGCTGTCATAGCACTCAAGTGCCCTTCTATTGAAGTGGCTGTTGTCGATATTTCTGTGCCTCGCATCACTGCCTGGAACAGCGACCAGCTCCCCATCTATGAGCCAGGCCTCGAGGATGTAGTCAAGGAATGCCGAGGCAGGAACCTCTTCTTCAGCACAGATGTCGAGAAACATGTGCGGGAGGCTGATATCGTTTTTGTTTCAGTGAACACTCCTACCAAGACAAGGGGTCTTGGTGCAGGCAAGGCTGCAGATTTAACTTATTGGGAGAGTGCTGCTCGCATGATAGCAGATGTTTCAAAATCTGACAAGATAGTTGTTGAGAAATCAACTGTTCCAGTTAAAACTGCCGAGGCAATCGAAAAGATTTTGACCCACAACAGCAAGGGCATTAACTTCCAGATCCTCTCAAACCCTGAGTTTCTTGCAGAAGGGACCGCAATCGAAGACCTTTTCAAACCTGACAGGGTCCTGATCGGAGGTCGGGAAACTCCAGGTGGTCAGAAGGCTATCCAAGCATTGAAGGATGTGTATGCCCAATGGGTCCCTGAAGACCGCATCCTCACCACCAATTTGTGGTCTGCTGAGCTCTCAAAATTGGCTGCCAATGCATTTTTGGCACAAAGAATCTCTTCTGTGAATGCCATGTCGGCTCTTTGTGAGGCTACTGGAGCAAATGTCTCGCAGGTGGCATATGCTGTTGGAAAGGACTCGAGGATTGGTCCCAAGTTCCTTAACGCTAGTGTTGGTTTTGGTGGCTCTTGCTTCCAGAAGGATATTCTGAATCTGGTTTACATTTGTGAGTGCAATGGTCTTCCAGAGGTGGCTGAATACTGGAAACAGGTTATCAAGATCAATGACTATCAGAAAACTCGTTTTGTCAACCGCGTGGTTGCCTCCATGTTCAACACAGTATCAGGCAAAAAAGTTGCCGTTCTAGGTTTTGCTTTCAAGAAGGATACTGGTGATACTCGAGAGACCCCTGCAATTGATGTTTGCAAGGGACTGTTGGGGGACAAGGCTAAGTTGAGCATATATGACCCTCAGGTGAATGAGGACCAAATTCAGAGAGACCTCTCAATGAACAAGTTCGATTGGGATCATCCTCTTCACCTTCAGCCAATGAGTCCAACAACCGTGAAACAAGTCAGCGTTGTTTGGGATGCCTACACAGCAACAAAGGATGCCCATGCTGTCTGCATCCTTACAGAGTGGGATGAATTTAAGACTCTTGATTATCAGAAGATATATGACAACATGCAAAAACCCGCTTTTATTTTTGATGGTAGGAACGTTGTGGACTTGGAGAAGCTTAGAGAGATCGGGTTTATAGTCTACTCAATTGGTAAGCCGCTGGATGCCTGGCTCAAGGACATGCCTGCTGTCGCTTAA
- the LOC107793535 gene encoding UDP-glucose 6-dehydrogenase 3 (The RefSeq protein has 3 substitutions, 2 frameshifts compared to this genomic sequence) gives MVKICCIGAGYVGGPTMAVIALKCPSIEVAVVDISVPRITAWNSDQLPIYEPGLEDVVKECRGRNLFFSTDVEKHVREADIVFVSVNTPTKTRGLGAGKAADLTYWESAARMIADVSKSDKIVVEKSTVPVKTAEAIEKILTHNSKGINFQILSNPEFLAEGTAIEDLFKPDRVLIGGRETPGGQKAIQALKDVYAQWVPEDRILTTNLWSAELSKLAANAFLAQRISSVNAMSALCEATGANVSQVAYAVGKDSRIGPKFLNASVGFGGSCFQKDILNLVYICECNGLPEVAEYWKQVIKINDYQKTRFVNRVVASMFNTVSGKKVAVLGFAFKKDTGDTRETPAIDVCKGLLGDKAKLSIYDPQVNEDQIQRDLSMNKFDWDHPLHLQPMSPTTVKQVSVVWDAYTATKDAHAVCILTEWDEFKTLDYQKIYDNMQKPAFIFDGRNVVDLEKLREIGFIVYSIGKPLDAWLKDMPLSLNCITWLEWLCSDIKYISYMRQSAGILTIFFFYHVQFLFCFIPCRLRDHHCHYQIRQCAVQCFFCI, from the exons ATGGTGAAGATTTGCTGTATAGGTGCTGGATATGTTGGGGGCCCCACCATGGCTGTCATAGCACTCAAGTGCCCTTCTATTGAAGTGGCTGTTGTCGATATTTCTGTGCCTCGCATCACTGCCTGGAACAGCGACCAGCTCCCCATCTATGAGCCAGGCCTCGAGGATGTAGTCAAGGAATGCCGAGGCAGGAACCTCTTCTTCAGCACAGATGTCGAGAAACATGTGCGGGAGGCTGATATCGTTTTTGTTTCAGTGAACACTCCTACCAAGACAAGGGGTCTTGGTGCAGGCAAGGCTGCAGATTTAACTTATTGGGAGAGTGCTGCTCGCATGATAGCAGATGTTTCAAAATCTGACAAGATAGTTGTTGAGAAATCAACTGTTCCAGTTAAAACTGCCGAGGCAATCGAAAAGATTTTGACCCACAACAGCAAGGGCATTAACTTCCAGATCCTCTCAAACCCTGAGTTTCTTGCAGAAGGGACCGCAATCGAAGACCTTTTCAAACCTGACAGGGTCCTGATCGGAGGTCGGGAAACTCCAGGTGGTCAGAAGGCTATCCAAGCATTGAAGGATGTGTATGCCCAATGGGTCCCTGAAGACCGCATCCTCACCACCAATTTGTGGTCTGCTGAGCTCTCAAAATTGGCTGCCAATGCATTTTTGGCACAAAGAATCTCTTCTGTGAATGCCATGTCGGCTCTTTGTGAGGCTACTGGAGCAAATGTCTCGCAGGTGGCATATGCTGTTGGAAAGGACTCGAGGATTGGTCCCAAGTTCCTTAACGCTAGTGTTGGTTTTGGTGGCTCTTGCTTCCAGAAGGATATTCTGAATCTGGTTTACATTTGTGAGTGCAATGGTCTTCCAGAGGTGGCTGAATACTGGAAACAGGTTATCAAGATCAATGACTATCAGAAAACTCGTTTTGTCAACCGCGTGGTTGCCTCCATGTTCAACACAGTATCAGGCAAAAAAGTTGCCGTTCTAGGTTTTGCTTTCAAGAAGGATACTGGTGATACTCGAGAGACCCCTGCAATTGATGTTTGCAAGGGACTGTTGGGGGACAAGGCTAAGTTGAGCATATATGACCCTCAGGTGAATGAGGACCAAATTCAGAGAGACCTCTCAATGAACAAGTTCGATTGGGATCATCCTCTTCACCTTCAGCCAATGAGTCCAACAACCGTGAAACAAGTCAGCGTTGTTTGGGATGCCTACACAGCAACAAAGGATGCCCATGCTGTCTGCATCCTTACAGAGTGGGATGAATTTAAGACTCTTGATTATCAGAAGATATATGACAACATGCAAAAACCCGCTTTTATTTTTGATGGTAGGAACGTTGTGGACTTGGAGAAGCTTAGAGAGATCGGGTTTATAGTCTACTCAATTGGTAAGCCGCTGGATGCCTGGCTCAAGGACATGCCT CTGTCGCTTAATTGCATAACTTGGCTCGAGTGGCTTTGTTCGGATATCAAAGATATTAGTTATATGAGGCAGTCAGCTGGGATTCTTACTATATTCTTTTTTTACCACGTTCAGTTTCTGTTTTGTTTTATCCCATGTAGGCTGAGGGACCATCATTGTCACTACCAGATCTGCCAGTACGCTGTTCAATGTTTCT GTATTCGA